A genomic window from Gymnodinialimonas ceratoperidinii includes:
- a CDS encoding transcriptional regulator GcvA: MSDRLPPLTALRAFDAAARHLSFAKAAAELNVTPAALSFQIKSLEQHLEAPLFRRLNRAVELTDAGRALCPGAADGFAALTSAWRAAKRTVEQKSLIVTAGPAFTAKWLAPRLFKFATLHPEIELRFSATLRLVDFSRDDVDVAIRFGLAKEEPGLYTKPIIREWVAPMMTPELAAQYPEPADLSRAPLLHQDDIHFLKPAVDWPAWFRAADLPPRFAAGARFSQADHAIDAALAGAGVVLGRISLAEKDLREGRLVMPYKLGLTTEAEYSFVCPEGPEARPQVRAFREWIEAEIVTLKEYGDEMKFVDAAEVQI, encoded by the coding sequence ATGTCAGACAGACTTCCTCCGCTCACGGCTCTTCGGGCCTTTGACGCCGCCGCGCGGCACCTGTCGTTTGCCAAGGCGGCAGCGGAACTGAACGTCACGCCCGCCGCGCTTTCGTTCCAGATCAAGTCGCTTGAGCAGCATTTGGAGGCCCCTCTTTTCCGGCGCCTGAACCGCGCGGTTGAGCTGACGGACGCGGGCCGCGCGCTCTGCCCCGGCGCGGCGGATGGCTTTGCTGCCCTGACAAGCGCGTGGCGCGCAGCGAAGCGCACGGTGGAGCAGAAGAGCCTCATCGTGACTGCGGGTCCTGCCTTCACCGCCAAATGGCTGGCGCCCCGGCTCTTCAAGTTCGCCACGCTTCACCCCGAGATCGAATTGCGCTTCAGCGCCACGCTGCGTTTGGTCGATTTTTCGCGGGACGACGTGGATGTCGCCATCCGGTTCGGCCTCGCGAAGGAGGAGCCGGGTCTCTACACGAAGCCGATCATCCGTGAATGGGTCGCGCCAATGATGACGCCCGAGCTTGCGGCGCAGTATCCTGAGCCGGCAGACCTCTCGCGCGCGCCCCTGCTTCATCAGGACGACATTCACTTCCTCAAGCCGGCAGTCGATTGGCCCGCGTGGTTCCGCGCGGCAGACCTGCCGCCGCGCTTCGCGGCCGGGGCGCGGTTCAGTCAGGCCGACCATGCGATCGACGCAGCTCTGGCCGGGGCGGGTGTGGTTCTGGGGCGCATCTCGCTGGCCGAGAAGGACCTGCGTGAGGGGCGTCTGGTGATGCCCTACAAACTTGGGCTCACGACCGAAGCAGAATACAGCTTCGTCTGTCCTGAAGGGCCGGAGGCGCGCCCTCAGGTGCGCGCGTTCCGCGAATGGATCGAGGCCGAAATCGTGACCCTCAAGGAATATGGCGATGAGATGAAGTTCGTGGATGCCGCCGAGGTCCAGATCTGA
- a CDS encoding YdcH family protein: MSLGAHLQELKKKHAHLSATVEEQQRSPAVDELTLRNMKKEKLRLKEEITRLDS, translated from the coding sequence ATGTCGTTAGGCGCCCATCTTCAGGAGCTCAAGAAGAAGCACGCCCATCTCTCTGCCACGGTTGAAGAACAGCAACGAAGTCCTGCCGTGGATGAACTTACGCTACGCAACATGAAAAAGGAAAAGCTGCGGCTGAAGGAAGAGATCACCCGTCTCGACAGCTAA
- a CDS encoding tRNA1(Val) (adenine(37)-N6)-methyltransferase, with the protein MELTQDGFLGGRVQAWQPRVGYRAATDPVFLAAACPAKPGDTVLELGCGVGVAALCLMARVENLSVTGVERQANYADLARRNGLDVVTADLTALPSDLRQKSYDQIIANPPYYGPGTGSDDAGRDAALREETPLTNWIAVARARLKPGGWLTMIHLAERLPDILRGLDGFGDVAVLPLVAREGRAAGRVLVRARKGARAPFRLLAPLVIHAGASHEADGDDYSATARAILRDGAAVPFG; encoded by the coding sequence TTGGAACTGACGCAAGACGGCTTTCTGGGCGGCCGCGTGCAGGCATGGCAACCGCGCGTGGGGTACCGGGCCGCGACTGACCCCGTCTTCCTCGCGGCGGCCTGCCCAGCCAAGCCGGGGGACACGGTGCTCGAGTTGGGTTGCGGCGTCGGCGTTGCGGCCCTCTGCCTTATGGCGCGGGTTGAGAACCTCTCCGTGACGGGGGTGGAGCGGCAGGCGAATTATGCCGACCTCGCGCGGCGCAATGGGCTGGACGTGGTGACGGCCGACTTGACCGCGCTTCCGTCCGACCTTCGCCAGAAAAGCTATGATCAGATCATCGCCAATCCCCCCTATTACGGGCCGGGTACGGGCTCTGACGACGCCGGACGCGATGCAGCCCTGCGTGAAGAGACACCCCTGACCAACTGGATTGCCGTCGCGCGCGCACGTCTGAAGCCCGGCGGCTGGCTCACGATGATCCATCTGGCCGAGCGGCTGCCAGACATCCTCCGCGGATTGGACGGTTTCGGAGACGTCGCCGTTTTGCCTCTGGTGGCGAGAGAAGGCCGCGCTGCGGGGCGGGTACTGGTGCGCGCCCGAAAAGGTGCCCGCGCGCCGTTCCGGCTTTTGGCACCTCTCGTGATCCACGCCGGCGCCTCGCATGAGGCCGACGGCGATGACTATTCTGCAACAGCCCGTGCAATCCTGCGCGACGGAGCGGCAGTGCCCTTCGGCTAA
- a CDS encoding DUF2007 domain-containing protein, whose protein sequence is MLEILRSNDPTIIAFATALLRGEDIEVFEIDVHMSGMEGSIGILPRRLMVRRDDAAAAEVVLRDNDLPVSPWN, encoded by the coding sequence ATGCTTGAAATTCTCCGCAGCAACGACCCGACGATCATCGCCTTCGCCACCGCGCTTCTCAGAGGCGAGGATATAGAGGTGTTCGAGATCGACGTCCATATGAGCGGGATGGAGGGCAGCATCGGCATATTGCCGCGCCGCCTGATGGTGCGCCGCGATGATGCCGCCGCCGCCGAGGTGGTGCTGCGCGACAACGATCTGCCGGTGTCGCCTTGGAACTGA
- a CDS encoding polyprenyl synthetase family protein has product MSLDTPTQKPYDRLSAALSEDLAAVNALIRDRMASKHAPRIPEVTAHLVEAGGKRIRPMLTLACARLCGYGGTDHVKLAATVEFIHTATLLHDDVVDESEQRRGRPTANLLWDNQSSVLVGDYLFARAFQLMVEPGSLRVLDILSNAAATIAEGEVLQLTVASDIDTPEETYLQVIRGKTAALFEAACKVGGVIAERDDTVIEALATYGDGLGVAFQMADDLLDWGGVDGEAGAIGKNIGDDFRERKMTLPVIRAIAAGDGEERAFWARTIGKGDQRDGDLEQALSLLQKHATLAQTRDEANAYVAKAKAALDVLPGDPLRDMLSDLADYVVARLN; this is encoded by the coding sequence ATGAGCCTGGACACGCCAACGCAGAAGCCCTACGACCGCCTGAGCGCGGCGCTGTCGGAGGACCTTGCCGCCGTCAACGCGCTGATCCGCGATCGCATGGCCTCAAAGCATGCGCCCCGCATCCCCGAGGTGACGGCGCATCTCGTCGAGGCTGGCGGCAAGCGTATCCGCCCGATGCTGACGCTGGCCTGCGCGCGGCTCTGCGGCTACGGCGGCACGGATCACGTGAAGCTGGCCGCGACGGTGGAGTTCATCCACACCGCCACGCTGCTGCACGACGACGTGGTCGACGAATCCGAGCAGCGGCGCGGGCGGCCGACGGCGAACCTTTTGTGGGACAACCAGTCCAGCGTGCTGGTGGGCGATTACCTCTTCGCCCGCGCGTTTCAGTTGATGGTGGAGCCCGGCAGCCTTCGGGTGCTCGACATCCTCTCCAACGCGGCGGCAACCATCGCCGAGGGTGAGGTGCTGCAACTGACCGTCGCCTCTGACATCGACACGCCGGAAGAGACCTACCTGCAAGTGATCCGCGGCAAGACCGCCGCGCTTTTCGAGGCCGCCTGCAAGGTCGGCGGCGTGATCGCCGAGCGTGATGATACGGTGATCGAGGCGCTGGCGACCTATGGTGACGGTCTCGGTGTGGCCTTCCAGATGGCCGACGACCTGCTCGACTGGGGCGGCGTCGACGGCGAGGCCGGGGCGATCGGCAAGAACATTGGTGACGATTTCCGCGAGCGGAAGATGACCCTGCCGGTGATCCGCGCGATTGCCGCGGGCGACGGCGAGGAGCGGGCCTTCTGGGCGCGGACCATCGGCAAAGGCGACCAGCGCGACGGCGATCTGGAGCAGGCTCTGAGCCTTCTGCAGAAGCACGCCACGCTGGCGCAGACACGGGACGAGGCCAACGCCTATGTCGCGAAGGCCAAGGCCGCGCTCGACGTGCTGCCGGGTGATCCCCTGCGCGACATGCTGTCTGATCTGGCGGACTACGTGGTCGCGCGCCTGAACTAG
- a CDS encoding 4-(cytidine 5'-diphospho)-2-C-methyl-D-erythritol kinase — MKLFAPAKVNLALHVTGKRDDGYHLLDSLVVFAGVGDWLSFSASDELSLRVEGPRAGGVPEDAGNLVWQAAKWLDPKRGAAITLEKNLPHAGGIGGGSADAACALRGLSDLWGVEVPAGAEALGADVPVCLHAHPARMRGIGEVLEPVPPLPELWVVLVNAGEEVPTGAVFQALETTDNAALSAPRWDGAEEFIQWLSATRNDLQSAAMAVSPVIGEVLERIGRTEGCRLARMSGSGGTCFGLFETEAAARACAAAMPSDWWAEPALILGAAADAP, encoded by the coding sequence ATGAAGCTCTTCGCGCCCGCCAAGGTGAACCTCGCCCTCCATGTGACGGGTAAGCGGGACGATGGGTATCACCTGCTCGATTCGCTGGTTGTCTTCGCGGGCGTGGGCGATTGGCTCTCCTTCTCGGCCTCTGATGAGCTCAGCCTTCGCGTCGAGGGGCCGCGCGCCGGTGGGGTGCCGGAGGATGCGGGCAACCTCGTGTGGCAGGCGGCGAAATGGCTCGACCCAAAGCGCGGCGCGGCGATCACATTGGAGAAGAACCTGCCCCATGCGGGTGGGATCGGCGGCGGCTCTGCCGACGCGGCCTGCGCACTGCGCGGTTTGTCGGACCTCTGGGGGGTCGAGGTGCCGGCGGGGGCAGAGGCCCTCGGAGCGGATGTGCCCGTCTGCCTCCATGCACATCCTGCGAGGATGCGCGGCATCGGCGAGGTGCTGGAACCCGTACCGCCGCTGCCGGAATTGTGGGTCGTTCTGGTGAATGCAGGGGAAGAGGTGCCGACAGGGGCCGTCTTCCAAGCGCTCGAGACAACCGATAATGCAGCTCTCTCGGCGCCTCGATGGGACGGGGCGGAGGAATTCATCCAATGGCTGAGCGCGACACGCAACGACCTGCAAAGCGCGGCCATGGCGGTGTCTCCGGTCATTGGTGAGGTGTTGGAACGGATCGGCCGGACGGAAGGGTGCAGGCTCGCGCGGATGAGCGGATCGGGCGGCACATGTTTCGGTTTGTTCGAGACGGAGGCCGCGGCGCGCGCCTGCGCGGCGGCCATGCCTTCGGACTGGTGGGCCGAGCCCGCGCTGATACTGGGCGCGGCGGCAGACGCGCCCTAG
- a CDS encoding tetratricopeptide repeat protein: MTPKRSLFALALVALTTPFAAQADSLPGAYLAGRAAAISGDHAAAAEYFNRALAMDPGNAFLVSNAVFANASLGRWEAAAAVAAGLNADDEGQELVDLVEFVRRVTEGELQAAIDMIEAGDGPGPLADELARAWLSFGQGDMTAAVDTFEALASERGMEELAALHLALARAAAGDFEAAHEILSGDTGVDITNTERVVRARAVIMLQLGMRAEALDLLDGYTQAVPDPGLLALQARVGSGEDVTYDFVRTAEEGVAEVFFTVAQLLSGDRNTTLPLLMAQAARGIDADHSDAVVLAGELMSASEQYLLAAETFASVPEDDPNYIEAQMGRAQALEETGAQDEAIAILRALVEARPDLASVQAAYGDILRRAERFDAAIAAYSAVLDLVDADLPRYWFIHYARAICYHQLDDWPPAEADFRRALELNPEQPNVMNYLGYSLVEQRRNFDEALGLIQRAVAARPESGYIVDSLGWVYYRLGRFEEAVAPMERAVELEPNDPIVNDHLGDVYWMADRFREAEFQWQRALSFDPEPEDAERIRRKLEVGLDVVLEEEGGVGALEEE; the protein is encoded by the coding sequence ATGACGCCCAAACGATCCCTGTTCGCGCTGGCCCTTGTGGCCCTCACGACGCCCTTCGCAGCGCAGGCCGACAGCCTGCCCGGAGCGTATCTGGCAGGGCGCGCGGCGGCGATCAGCGGCGATCACGCGGCGGCGGCGGAGTACTTCAACCGCGCACTCGCCATGGACCCCGGCAACGCCTTTCTGGTCTCCAACGCGGTCTTCGCCAACGCCTCCCTCGGTCGATGGGAAGCCGCGGCGGCGGTGGCTGCGGGGTTGAACGCGGATGACGAGGGGCAGGAGCTTGTCGACCTGGTCGAATTCGTGCGCCGCGTGACCGAGGGCGAGCTGCAAGCAGCCATCGACATGATCGAGGCGGGCGACGGGCCCGGACCGCTTGCCGATGAACTGGCGCGGGCGTGGCTCAGCTTCGGCCAGGGCGACATGACGGCAGCCGTGGACACTTTCGAAGCGCTCGCTTCTGAACGCGGCATGGAAGAACTGGCAGCCCTGCATCTGGCTCTGGCCCGCGCGGCGGCGGGCGACTTCGAGGCCGCGCACGAGATCCTGTCCGGTGACACCGGCGTCGACATCACCAACACCGAGCGCGTGGTCCGCGCCCGCGCCGTGATCATGCTGCAACTCGGTATGCGGGCAGAAGCGCTCGACCTGTTGGACGGCTACACCCAGGCCGTGCCGGACCCCGGCTTGCTGGCGTTGCAGGCCCGCGTCGGCTCGGGCGAGGATGTGACCTACGATTTCGTTCGCACGGCAGAAGAAGGCGTGGCCGAGGTGTTTTTCACGGTCGCGCAGCTTTTGTCAGGCGACCGTAACACCACGCTGCCACTGCTGATGGCGCAGGCCGCGCGCGGCATCGACGCGGATCATTCCGACGCGGTGGTGCTGGCGGGCGAGTTGATGTCGGCTTCCGAGCAATATCTGCTGGCCGCCGAAACCTTCGCCTCCGTCCCGGAGGACGACCCCAATTATATCGAAGCCCAGATGGGCCGCGCGCAGGCACTGGAAGAGACCGGCGCGCAGGACGAAGCCATCGCCATTCTCAGGGCCTTGGTGGAGGCGCGACCGGACCTTGCTTCGGTGCAGGCGGCCTACGGCGATATCCTGCGCCGGGCCGAGCGTTTTGACGCGGCGATTGCGGCCTATTCCGCCGTGCTGGACCTCGTGGACGCGGACCTGCCGCGCTATTGGTTCATCCATTATGCCCGCGCGATCTGCTACCATCAGTTGGACGACTGGCCCCCCGCCGAAGCCGATTTTCGTCGCGCGTTGGAGCTGAACCCGGAACAGCCCAACGTGATGAACTACCTCGGTTATTCGCTTGTTGAGCAGCGGCGCAACTTCGACGAAGCGCTCGGCCTGATCCAGCGCGCCGTCGCCGCTCGGCCCGAAAGCGGCTACATCGTCGACAGCCTCGGGTGGGTCTACTACCGCCTTGGCCGGTTCGAGGAAGCCGTGGCACCGATGGAACGCGCCGTGGAGCTTGAGCCGAACGATCCTATCGTCAACGACCATCTGGGGGACGTCTACTGGATGGCCGACCGTTTCCGCGAGGCGGAATTCCAATGGCAGCGCGCCCTCTCCTTCGATCCGGAACCGGAAGATGCCGAACGCATCCGCCGCAAGCTGGAGGTCGGGCTCGATGTCGTGCTGGAGGAGGAAGGCGGCGTCGGCGCGCTCGAGGAAGAGTGA
- a CDS encoding electron transfer flavoprotein-ubiquinone oxidoreductase, with protein sequence MSEIERESMEYDVVIVGAGPAGLSAAIRLKQLDADLNVVVLEKGSEVGAHILSGAVLDPCGLDALIPDWKEKGAPLNVPVKDDNFYMLGEAGKIRVPNFPMPPLMNNHGNYIVSMGNVCRWMAEQAEALGVEIFPGMACSELVYGENGEVRGVVAGVFGLEPDGSIGENTEPGMELLGKYVFLGEGVRGSLSQEVIKTFDLAKDCEPQKYGLGMKEIWEIDPDKHREGSVTHTMGWPLGKNAGGGSFIYHLENNQVYVGFVVHLGYKNPHVFPYMEFQRFKHHPMVAELLKGGKRIAYGARAITEGGYQSLCKMVAPGVALLGCSVGMVNVPRIKGNHNAMLSGKAAAEAAYAAIGAGRASDELNDYEDEVRTGAIGKDLKKVRNVKPMWSKYGLGASLAFGGLDMWTNTLGFSLFGTMKHGKTDAAATEKATEHPKIDYPRPDGKLSFDRLTNVAFSFTNHEESQPSHLKLRDSTVPIAVNLPLYDEPAQRYCPAGVYEVVNEAGQDPRFVINFQNCVHCKTCDIKDPTQNINWTVPQGGDGPNYPNM encoded by the coding sequence ATGTCCGAGATCGAACGCGAAAGCATGGAATATGACGTGGTCATCGTGGGGGCTGGTCCTGCAGGGCTTTCCGCCGCGATCCGGCTGAAGCAGCTTGATGCGGATCTGAACGTCGTGGTGCTCGAAAAGGGCTCGGAAGTGGGCGCGCATATCCTCTCGGGCGCGGTGCTGGACCCCTGCGGGCTGGACGCGCTGATCCCCGACTGGAAGGAGAAGGGCGCACCGCTGAACGTGCCGGTGAAGGACGACAATTTCTACATGCTGGGCGAGGCGGGCAAGATCCGCGTCCCCAACTTCCCGATGCCGCCCCTGATGAACAACCACGGCAACTACATCGTCTCGATGGGCAACGTCTGCCGCTGGATGGCGGAGCAGGCCGAGGCGCTCGGCGTCGAGATTTTCCCGGGCATGGCCTGCTCGGAGCTGGTTTACGGCGAGAACGGCGAAGTGCGCGGCGTCGTGGCCGGTGTCTTCGGGCTGGAGCCGGATGGCTCCATTGGTGAGAACACCGAGCCGGGAATGGAACTTCTGGGCAAATACGTCTTCCTCGGCGAAGGCGTGCGGGGCAGCCTGAGCCAGGAGGTCATCAAGACCTTCGATCTCGCCAAGGATTGCGAGCCGCAGAAGTACGGGCTCGGCATGAAGGAGATCTGGGAGATCGACCCCGACAAGCACCGCGAGGGCAGCGTGACCCACACGATGGGCTGGCCGCTTGGCAAGAACGCGGGCGGCGGTAGCTTCATCTATCACCTTGAGAACAATCAGGTTTATGTGGGCTTCGTGGTCCATCTGGGCTACAAGAACCCGCATGTGTTCCCCTACATGGAGTTCCAGCGCTTCAAGCATCACCCGATGGTCGCCGAGCTTCTGAAGGGCGGAAAGCGCATCGCTTACGGCGCGCGCGCAATCACCGAGGGCGGTTACCAGTCGCTGTGCAAGATGGTGGCGCCGGGCGTGGCGCTGCTCGGTTGCTCCGTCGGCATGGTCAACGTGCCGCGCATCAAGGGCAACCACAACGCGATGCTCTCGGGCAAGGCTGCGGCAGAAGCGGCTTATGCCGCCATTGGAGCGGGCCGCGCCTCTGACGAGTTGAACGACTACGAAGACGAAGTCCGGACCGGCGCGATCGGGAAAGACCTCAAGAAGGTCCGCAACGTGAAGCCGATGTGGTCGAAGTACGGGCTTGGCGCCTCGCTGGCCTTCGGCGGGCTCGACATGTGGACCAACACCCTTGGATTCAGCCTGTTTGGCACCATGAAGCACGGCAAGACCGATGCGGCAGCGACCGAAAAGGCCACGGAGCATCCGAAAATCGACTACCCGCGCCCCGATGGCAAACTGTCCTTCGACCGGCTGACCAATGTGGCCTTCTCCTTCACCAACCACGAGGAAAGCCAGCCGTCGCACCTGAAACTGCGCGACAGCACGGTGCCGATCGCGGTGAACCTGCCGCTCTACGACGAGCCGGCGCAGCGTTATTGTCCGGCGGGTGTCTATGAAGTGGTGAACGAGGCCGGTCAGGACCCGCGCTTCGTGATCAACTTCCAGAACTGCGTCCACTGCAAGACCTGTGATATCAAGGACCCGACCCAGAACATCAACTGGACGGTGCCCCAGGGCGGCGACGGGCCGAACTACCCGAACATGTGA
- a CDS encoding quinone oxidoreductase family protein: MVKTAIIEAHGGPEQLKIVDREVGEPGAGEIRIRHHACGLNFIDCYQRSGLYPMEMPAALGMEAAGIVEAVGEGVTHLKPGDRAAYACTPPGAYTEARVMPAAQVCPLPDDIGFEEGAAMMLKGLTTHYLFRRTTPIAKGDTVLFHAAAGGVGLIACQWARSEGIRLIGTAGSDEKCALAEENGAEVCINYRTEDWVARVKDLTGGVDVVMDSVGADTFEGSLDCLKPLGFMISFGNASGPVPPFELAKLAQKGSLKITRPTLFAHIAAHETCQQMAAELFEKVTSGVVKIRIDQRFALDEVADAHRALEARKTTGQTVLTL; the protein is encoded by the coding sequence ATGGTGAAAACGGCGATAATCGAGGCCCACGGCGGACCGGAGCAACTCAAGATCGTGGATCGCGAGGTGGGTGAGCCCGGCGCCGGAGAGATTCGCATCCGTCACCATGCCTGCGGGCTGAACTTCATCGATTGTTATCAACGCTCGGGCCTCTACCCGATGGAGATGCCCGCAGCCCTCGGCATGGAGGCAGCCGGCATCGTCGAGGCGGTGGGCGAGGGGGTCACGCATCTGAAGCCGGGCGACCGCGCGGCCTATGCCTGTACGCCGCCCGGAGCCTATACCGAGGCGCGGGTCATGCCGGCTGCTCAGGTTTGCCCCCTGCCTGACGATATCGGGTTCGAGGAAGGCGCGGCGATGATGCTCAAGGGGCTGACGACGCACTACCTCTTCCGCCGCACGACCCCTATTGCGAAGGGCGACACGGTCCTGTTCCACGCGGCGGCGGGCGGGGTCGGCTTGATCGCTTGTCAATGGGCGCGGAGCGAGGGCATCCGCCTGATCGGTACGGCGGGCAGCGACGAGAAATGCGCCCTCGCCGAGGAGAACGGAGCCGAGGTCTGCATCAACTACCGGACCGAAGACTGGGTCGCGCGGGTGAAGGATCTGACTGGCGGCGTCGACGTGGTGATGGACTCGGTGGGCGCCGATACCTTCGAGGGCTCGCTCGATTGCCTCAAGCCGCTCGGTTTCATGATCTCTTTCGGCAATGCCTCGGGCCCGGTACCGCCCTTCGAGCTGGCAAAGCTGGCGCAGAAGGGATCGCTGAAGATCACCCGGCCCACCCTCTTTGCCCATATCGCGGCGCACGAGACCTGCCAGCAGATGGCTGCCGAGCTGTTCGAGAAGGTCACCTCGGGCGTGGTGAAGATCCGCATCGATCAACGTTTCGCGCTGGACGAGGTCGCGGACGCGCATCGGGCGCTGGAGGCGCGCAAGACGACGGGGCAGACGGTGCTGACGCTGTAG
- the lysA gene encoding diaminopimelate decarboxylase, with amino-acid sequence MDHFLYQDGILHAEDVPITEIAAAVGTPFYVYSTATLTRHFQLFQEALDGLDHLICFAVKSNSNQAVLSHMASLGAGMDVVSGGEYRRAKAAGVPGERIVFSGVGKTEEEMRLALEGGIRQFNVESEPEMARLSRVAMELGTVAPITVRVNPDVDAKTHAKIATGRKEDKFGIPIARAREVYALAASLPGLEVIGIDVHIGSQLTDLDPFETAYTKVAELTEQLRADGHTIRRLDLGGGLGIPYERSNTAPPLPIEYGAVIKRTVGHLGCEIEIEPGRLISGNAGLLVASTIYVKNGEDRDFLILDAAMNDLIRPAMYGAYHDIVPVVEAAPGAEQTPYDIVGPVCESGDTFAKQRNLPPVAEADLIAFRSAGAYGAVMSSEYNTRALIPEVMVKDDQFAVIRARPSFDDMINRDTLPPWA; translated from the coding sequence ATGGATCATTTTCTCTACCAAGACGGCATCCTCCATGCGGAGGATGTGCCGATTACCGAGATCGCGGCAGCGGTCGGCACGCCTTTCTACGTCTATTCCACCGCGACGCTCACGCGGCATTTCCAGCTGTTCCAGGAAGCGCTCGACGGTCTCGACCACCTCATCTGCTTCGCCGTGAAAAGCAATTCCAATCAGGCGGTTCTGTCTCACATGGCCTCTCTCGGGGCGGGGATGGACGTGGTCTCGGGCGGCGAGTACCGGCGCGCGAAGGCGGCGGGCGTACCGGGCGAGCGGATCGTCTTCTCCGGCGTCGGCAAGACCGAGGAAGAGATGCGCCTGGCGCTGGAGGGCGGCATCCGCCAGTTCAACGTGGAATCCGAGCCCGAGATGGCCCGCCTCTCCCGCGTTGCGATGGAGCTTGGAACCGTGGCGCCGATCACCGTGCGGGTGAACCCCGACGTGGACGCCAAGACCCACGCCAAGATCGCCACCGGCCGCAAGGAGGACAAGTTCGGCATCCCCATCGCCCGCGCGCGCGAAGTTTACGCGCTGGCCGCCTCCCTGCCGGGGCTGGAGGTGATCGGGATCGACGTGCACATCGGCTCGCAGCTGACCGACCTCGACCCTTTCGAGACCGCCTACACGAAGGTGGCCGAACTGACCGAGCAACTCCGGGCCGATGGCCATACCATCCGCCGTCTCGACCTCGGCGGCGGGCTCGGCATCCCCTACGAACGCTCCAATACGGCCCCGCCGCTGCCGATCGAATACGGCGCGGTCATCAAGCGCACCGTGGGCCACCTCGGCTGCGAGATCGAGATCGAGCCGGGCCGCCTGATTTCCGGCAACGCGGGCCTGCTGGTGGCCTCGACGATCTACGTGAAGAACGGCGAGGACCGGGACTTCCTGATCCTCGATGCCGCGATGAACGACCTGATCCGCCCGGCGATGTACGGCGCCTACCACGACATCGTGCCAGTCGTCGAAGCCGCGCCCGGCGCCGAGCAGACACCCTATGATATCGTCGGACCGGTCTGCGAATCCGGCGACACCTTTGCCAAGCAGCGCAACCTGCCCCCGGTTGCGGAAGCCGACCTGATCGCCTTCCGCTCGGCCGGGGCCTACGGCGCGGTGATGAGCAGCGAATACAATACGCGTGCGCTGATTCCCGAGGTCATGGTCAAGGACGATCAATTCGCCGTCATCCGCGCCCGTCCATCGTTTGACGACATGATAAACCGCGATACACTTCCCCCGTGGGCATGA